The Acidimicrobiales bacterium region AGCGAGTAAGCAACTCCACGTCGGCCGTGTCCAGGGTTTCGTCGGACGAACCGCGGATCAACTCCTCCAGTTCGTCCAGGGTCCGCGACACGCCCAGCTCCTCGCGTGGCTCTACACCTAGCCGACGAACCACAACGTTGGCTGCGCCATTCAAAGTACGAACCACGGGTCGGGCCACTGTGCCGTAGATCTGGACCAATGGGGCTAGGCGGCGGGCCACCCGGTTAGGAGCAGCCAGCGCCACGTACTTGGGGACCTGCTCCCCCACGACCAGGTGCAAAATCGTGGCCAGAGCAATGGCCACCGTTACCGACATGCCAGTCAGGTGCGCTTCACCGGTGAGCATGCGGGCCACCGTGGGCTCGGCCACGAAGCCCAGCAGCAGGGCCGACAGCGTGATGCCGAACTGGGCGCCCGAGAGGTGCAGGGTGAGGTGGCCCAGCAGCGACTGCACCCGACGGGCCTGCGGGTCGGCTCCTTTAGCCGCCGCCTCGATCCGGGGCCGGTCAATAGCCACCAGGCTGAACTCGGCGGCCACGAAGAAGGCGTTGACGGCCAGCAGTACAGCGACCGCAACCAGCCCGAGGAGGATGGACATCTCCGCCCGAGCCTACCGATGACCGTCCGCTCAGCCCGGCCGACCTGAGGAAAGCCCGATTCGGAGCCACCGAAGATAGTTCGATACCCTAACCATTGTGCCCCCAACCTCAGGACAAGACCCGACGTCTGGCGACGTCCCGCAGGTGGTGGCGGCAGCCCGGGCGGCAGCCAAGCTGGCCCGCCAGGTCACCATTCCGCTCGGCGAGGTTGATCTGAGTCTCCCCCAGTACCGGGTCCTGGCTTTCCTGGAGGAAGGTGAAGCCGCCCCCTCCGACCTGGCTGGCCGCCTCTCCGTGAGCCGACCCTCCATCACCGCCCTCATGGACGGCCTCATCACCCGCGGCCTGGTAGAGCGCCGACCCGATACCGACGACGGGCGTCGGGTCCACCACCACCTAACCGACGATGGCCGCAACGTCCTCCAGCGAGCCGACCAAGCGGTTGGTGACCGCTTGGTCGCTATCGGAACGCACGTGAATGCCGGTGATCCCAGCGTCCTGATCGCCAGCCTGGCCCGCTTCGGGCAAGCCATTCGGGCCGCCCGAGCCGCCGGCACTACATGACCCCGACGGGAACAACCGCCGCCCCACAGGCCACCGTCGATCCCGATCCCACCAAGGGGTGGTTCCGCCGGTTGCTGCCCATCATCCGCGCCCACCGGTCGGCATTCGGCATCGTGCTGGCCACCGGTTTAACCGGCCTGGCCGTTCAGGTGTCCGTCCCCATGGTCCTCCGCCAGGCCATCGACATAGCCGTCCACGAACGGACCGGACACCTAGAGACCTACGTGATCCTGCTCGTGGTCATGGCCCTGACCTCGTTTGGCCTGCGCTTCACCTACCGGTACCTGCTCTTCGGAACGGCCTGCCGGATCGAAACCGACCTCCGTTCCCTGCTCTATGGACACCTGACCCGGCTGTCGTTCTCGTTCTACGACCGGGTGGCGGCCGGCGAGGTCATCTCGCGGGCCAATTCCGACATCCGGTCCATCCAACTGCTCCTGGCCTTCGGACCTCTGGCCGGGCTGTCGGTGATCAGTTTCTTCATGGCGCTGGGCTTCATGCTCAGCATCCACGTTCCGCTGGCTCTGGTGACCGTGTCCACCATGCCCTTCGTGTACATCCTCGGCCAGCGGCTTCGCGACCAGGTATTCCCCCTCTCGTGGGTAACCCAGGGACGAATGGCCGAGGTGGCCATGGTGGTCGACGAGAACGTCAACGGCACCCGGGTCGTCAAGTCGTTTGCCGCCGAAACCGACCAGATCGCCCTTCTGGCCAAGGTCGCCGATCGCCTCCGCTGGTCGGCCACCGCCCTGATCGAGGCCCGAGCCCGGTTCAACCCCCTGATCGAGGCACTTCCCCGGCTCGGCATGGCCCTGGTGCTGCTCTACGGAGGACATCTGGCCATCGACAA contains the following coding sequences:
- a CDS encoding MarR family transcriptional regulator codes for the protein MPPTSGQDPTSGDVPQVVAAARAAAKLARQVTIPLGEVDLSLPQYRVLAFLEEGEAAPSDLAGRLSVSRPSITALMDGLITRGLVERRPDTDDGRRVHHHLTDDGRNVLQRADQAVGDRLVAIGTHVNAGDPSVLIASLARFGQAIRAARAAGTT